The following is a genomic window from Brachionichthys hirsutus isolate HB-005 chromosome 15, CSIRO-AGI_Bhir_v1, whole genome shotgun sequence.
TTGTGAAAATAAGATTGATGGAATGCCGTGTAGTTTCCCCCCAAAGTTCTCCTTTCTTTACCCTTGAAAGCACCGTTTGCTGCTTTTAGATCTGCTCGGCTAATTTAAAACAGACGCGAACTGTCCTGCTTGTTGCATCGACCTCGTTGATTGAAGTATCAGTGAAAAGGCCTCATTGTGAGCTATCACTCTGCTTCGCTGTGTGAATGTGGTGCAGAAACAGGTTAAATCAGATGTCGAATCTGCATCTGTTGACTTCATGTCACAGTTGAGGGCAAAGATCAATCTGCgatccctcctttttttttttttttttcgggatCTCTGGCCCTCTGGATGTTTGGTCAGGTGGCCGGAAAAGAAAGCAAACGAGTAAACTTTTAGCATGCCATTCGCAAGTTCTATCTTCTGGAAATTACCAGTGGAAAAAGCCTCAGAGCGGAAAGAGCGAGAACAATTTATCAGTGGTATATTCAGTATCTTCTTTATGGTCTCTGTTTGCAGTTAAGTCTGTTCATGGTACTGCATTTATCACCGCAATCTCTGATACAAATGCAAAGGGATGTGTTTATCTCTTTTACAAGCTGCCACAAAAATGCTCTCACGTCGGTGCTGTGCTCCCATCAGCAGTGGTTCCCCCAGAAactgttaataataaaaataagcatGTTGTCAAGAGAAAAGAAATCGAAACCatgaaaaagggaaaatgtcctTGGATGTTTTCCCTGCGGTGAGTCTGTGTGTTTAGATTAAATTCTAAGCTTTCTCTTTCCCTGCAGGAGTGATAGTCGGTGTGGACGAGAGCTCTGCTTATACTTGGCCTGCCTGCAGCCACTGTGGAGGAGACAACTTGGAGATACTGGCAGGAATACCGTAAGttcagtacaaaaaaaacacatcattaCGTTAAGCATCATGTCAAATCATCACTTCTTAatttttttgttcctgcagGGAACGTTTCCACTGCCTTTCTTGTAAGTCAGCGGTCGAGAAGCCCGACATGAGGATTCAGATGGAAGTCTTCCTCAGTTCTTCCTTAAATGATTGCACTTTGAAGGTTAAGGTGAGAGgataaggttttattttatccaaTACCTATAAGTTTTTGTCCACTTTAAAAGGTTCTTGAGCTGATTAAGTATTTTTACTTGCGTGAATTTATAGTAATATTCCCACTTTTAAAGTAGCTTTGAGCCACTTTCTTGCACAAAGACAGAAGTACTTTGCCTCTGCCCAAATATTGCAGTATTTCAGGGCAGCATTTGCATTAGCACTTGCATTGAGGGGATAATTAATAGGAATACATGTCTTTATTATCTTGCTGAAAGCTGCACCAAAAGACAATCAGGTCCATCTTAAGCGCGGCAGCGCTGGAAGGGAATGAGGTAAGTTTGCTTTTCACAGTTACATAACACCAGAGTGAACTCCTTCCTCACAGCGTTGGTCTGCTGCCAGCACGTCCTAAACGTGCGCTCATTTGCTCATGTCAAGATAATGAAGCCCGATCCGAACCGAACAATAAAAATGGCTTCGTCATGCTGCTCATTGATATGGTTGAAGGAATGTGCTGCCAAAATACTGATGTAATCTTCCACCTCCTGTAGTTAGTGCTTTCTTGAATAAATTAGCGTGCAGTTGTTGCACTATTAACGTCGCACCAACGCcactttttcttcatcttctgcaacaatgctttttttttttttctttcagggaAGCAAGTATTTGCAGAATAAAGTGTTAGATCAACATAAAGACTGCATCATAACGTGAAAGTTAGGGACATTAAGTGCATTTAGATCTTGCAGTgtaatcatatatatatatataagttgtTTTTCATGTGGAGGTGGGTTTCATTCTCATGAAATGAAGCGTGTTGTGAAGTTGTATATTTCAGTTCTCAGGTTACGACGTGGAGAACATCCTGGGAAAAGAGGTGGGGCCGCTCGCCGCTTACGTCCAAGTCGTCACCAGGCAGCCGGCCCTCTGGATCGGTCTGGAAGAAATCAGTAACTGATGATGGGCTGTTCTCGGGCTTCAGCTGGCTGCAAGGATCTGCACACTAGACCTTGGTCTAGGTCAGCCtcttcgacccccccccccccccccgaaggccTCCCTGACAGCTTGAGGCTGTGCTGAAGAGACAAGGTCTTGCTAATGTGTCCAGGTGACAGCCCAAGGGCAGACTGTCAAagcagcctccccccccccccaaaatgggGCTTTTTGCATTTCTATACGACCGACCCCTCCCCACTTATCACATCAACCTCGGTCACATTACTGCCCCTGCATCAATAAAAGTTTCCCCCCTGACTTTCTATTCCATTGCTTTTTTTGACTTCTCATGAtatgagaaccccccccccccctctcagcaACCCCACCACCATAATAAAAGGAGAACTCACAGGCtacaacagtttttttttttcacattttcagcaATTTTATTAGATTCCATAAACAAATGTTCTCAAAGTTTCATATAAACTATAGAAAAGTTCAGCTCTGGCTCTTGTACAAAGTTCGGAATTGATATAACATGTACCATGTTAAGTATAACATCGTGTAAATGCAGtggtaaaataatttaatagaGGAATAAACCCCACAGATATGGCAGCAATCATAATTCCCCAGCGCCATTATGGGAAGCTTTAAATGCATCTGTTACAGATGGTAAACCGGATTGTCTGAGGTATCGTCTCCCTAGTTCAGGGTTTCGTCACCGGCTCTCTGAGCCCGCAAAGGGGGCGCTGGGCATCTGCTTGAAGAACTCTCTGAGCCCTGCGAGCTCTCTGCTGAGCTGCTCGATGGTTTTATGCAGCCGCTCGTTCTCGGATCCCAGTTCCAGCAGCTTCTGCTGCATCTCCACGTTGCGGATCTTGGCTTTGTCCCTGCTTTTCCTCACCGCAATGTTATTCCTCTCGCGCCGCTGCCGGTACTCCAAGCTGAACCTGTCCACGctcttcttccccttctcccTGCCGATCTTCCGCGGGGAGGATCTCACCGACACCGCGCTGGAGACGGGCTCCGGCGTGGTCGGGGGGGTCGGCTGCCCCGTCGTGAGGCTGACGGAGGTCTGCGCGCACGTCTCGATCTGCGAAGGCAGGGACGAGGACACGTCGCTGTCGCTCCAGTCGGACTCCTGCTTGATGGGCGCGTTGAACGGCGCCTTGCTcggcgcgccgccgccgccgccgccgccccccctcctctccaaCGCGTACGGGAACGGCAGCTGCTGGGCGTGCGCGCCGTAGAAGTCCACCTTCTCTTGTTTCACAGTGTTGAACAGGTCGAGGAAGAGCTCGTCGTTGCACAGCTCCAGGTTGGGCACGGCCGTCATGGACTCGATGTAGTGGCTGAAGTCGATGGCGCCCTCGTCGTCGTAGATGGCGGGGGCGGTGCTCAGCTCCACCATGGTGGCGTCGTCGCCCGGCTTGCAGAGCCCCTGCTGCGCCGCGCACAGCTTGACGCCCTCGTAGAAGTTAGCAGGCTCCATCGCCCAACTCATGGTGCATTGTGGGGGGTCCGGGCTGTAGGGGTCGCACAtgaactcggggggggggcttccgcTCACGTGTTTGTGTTGGATGAAGAGTTacttgttaaaaaagaaaacacaagaaaGTTCGCTTCTCCTCGTCTTTTGCAAGTTCCTCCGTTAGAatgttatttgtcttttttttttctcgcccTGCGCGTTGACTTTCAGGTTGCTGTTactagttaaaaaaaaaaaagtcaatctgACACATCTGTACGTTCGCGGAGTGTTTTGTAGCGTTTTGCTCGCTGACGTCACACGCAACGCCCTCTCACAAGCCAGTCGAGGCAAAAACGGAGGTCACGTGGTGTCCGTCAATTTCCCCATTTGAGGAGAGAGGGGCGGTGCTGCTCATGCcgcccacttttttttttttactacgaTTGTATGAATGATTCAGTTGTTTACATAGTCCAGAGTGGTTGTTCGGGATTAGGAATAATTTTATCGGCTGTCACCAGCCCTATGAAAACCTCGCTCGAAACGTGGTGCGAAGATATTTACGGATTAAAGAGTAGCACGATTACAGCCAATAAATAATCCATTACAGATGAAGGCAGTCAGAAGCAGCACGGAGAGGGTTCTTTAGGAGGTagttgtaaaaaataaaagtagcaCCTACTAAACTTTTCATTTTACTGGGCTGAAAGCTCCACTATGAATCCACTCTGTGCGTCAAAAACATCTCAAATGATTTTTATGTAGTTTATTACACTTGGCAGTGGATCCGTTTACATCAGGAACAGGAAAATAAttcgtttttttattattatcattattattattggaatCTGGATTGGCAGTGCAATGTGTCGAAATAGTTTAAAAATTACTAAATGGCCTAACTCAGATTGACACCAGGTCAGACTGCTGGCAAATACTAGGTATTCTTTtagattatatatttatatctatatAGTATAAAATtgtgactctatgtgtcatagTATAACTTTCTGTCTACCGGCATGCATTAGCATGTAAGCAGTACTTGTAGCTGGTCAAAGGGAAGCTCGTTCTAACTATTACTCTAAAAATCACAACATATTCAtgtcattttacattttgtttgtaaAATCTTTATGAAAAGTAACACGTAACTATAGTAACAAGATAATTGTAGGGAATAATAGGGAAGTATATAATTATTAAAAGTAGTAAAAGATTGCACTACTCCAAGGTGTGCTTCTAGCCTTCAGGTTTTTTGTAAACTTCTCCTGAAGATTTGGTTATTTTCGTTGCTgtgttctatttatttcttatttacttTACTGAGGGTCCTTATATTAAAAGATTTAGGCTTTGGTTTAATTTTGTCGTTTGCCACAAGGCCTATAAACGGCTGTCCCAAAAATGGCTCAGTGAACAAAATACTGTGTGGTAAAAGTGTTTCTGTGGAGAGGAGCCTACTAAAAGAAAAGGCAACATACTGCTCAGTAATTTACAAGATGTCATTAGGGGTCTGCAAAAAGCTGTGACCTCCAGATCTAAAGACAATCCATCCTAATTTGCAACTCTTGCAAGCACATTAAAGAGTCTGACAAGTGCTAGTTGGCCTACATACAGTCTTCTTATCCGGGATCACTTAGTTTAGAACTATCTTCATTTACACTGGAATCACATTAACATGATTTCACCACCCCACCCACCAATAAAGTATGCAATGCGGTACTTCCCCTCTAACGGTGTTCGAATATGGGCATTGCGCCACGTTGTGGTCAACGAGCTTAGATGCAGGATCGAGTCActcattttattaaataaaattatatttgtgtCTCTAGAAATGAAGGTCCGATTAATCACGATAATAATAGATACATATCCTTAAAATGTTCGCATTTCTTCATGATTCGGATGTTTTAGTTTAACAATAAAGGACCAAGGCGGGGACAGACGCTCCTGTCATGTTTGGACGAAACCAAATCAGGCTCAGGGTATTAATGGAGATAAAGGCGCAGGGGCGGATCACGCATCGTAACTTCGTTTTAAtgtagatgtttgtttttgttatttgtactgttaagTCTAAATTTTACCAATTTGGACATTTATAACAGAAATTCAAAGTCATCCCGAGCATAACTCAACATAAAACCTCCCTACCAGATGGTAGACTCGACCGGAAATAGACGAAACATCCTGGCCCGCTATTGGTCCAAAGTTCCCCGCGAATATGACGTCACCCATGCTTTCGCGCCATATGTGCAGCAGTCGTCGCATACACAGAAGAGGTAAGAATGCGCTCTATCTGCTCAAGTTATTACTATTTGTTGTAATTGATCGGGCACGTTAAATTATAAAACGGTGTGTATTTAACGTAAGTTTTTATTTAGCTCGCTGGTTTCATCGTTTTGTCTCCACCGCCACATGTCATGTGGGTGGAGTTACTGTCCACCCAGCCGAAGCCAGTTATTGTTTAAGAGCAGAGGTTTTTACCAAATATAACAGCACCTGATACACATAACTCAGCTATGATGGTACATATAAACTAGCAGTAGCGTGGTATATCTGCAGATTAATTCTTAAAACTACTTCAGTCTCCTGGGGTGTGGGGGATAGTAGTGAAGCGTGTCAATCTCTTTCAAATTCCAGACCTTTCATTTGGAAGGTCAGTTAGCAAGTTAATAAAAATCAATCTGCAGGACGGTGTGGTAAAAGTCACTTAGTTCCTTCtgcagaagcaaaaaaaacaaaacaaaaaggtaaCTCGCTTAATTTCATTTTGTCCAGTGATCGCCCAACAATGTCTTCCCCAACATCCACTCCGAGTGGCCGTAAACGAGACAGGAGCGCCAACCCGGGAACCCGTAAGTTTATTTTCTCAACAGTTCCGTAGATTATTAAATTACAGGACGTTCATGATGTATGTGACCTTCCACACTGttggctgtttttttgtgttgtgaATCCTCAGCCAGCAGCGAGGGCCCTACGTCACCTCCATCTCAGCGGCGCAGAGGCCAGGACTCCTCCACTGCGGACCTGATGCCGATGCCCACCTCCCCTCCCACCGACATGCAAAGTCCAGCAGCACCTCAGGACACATCTCTGTTCTCCAGCCCACGGCCCTCAGGTAGTCACCGCTCAATATGCCGAGTTGAAGTTTAACATTTATGTTTACCTCCGCCAAATAAAATACAGGAATACAACGGCTAGGGCGATCAGGGATACGGGTAGGAGAGTACTGGgcgtgtcttctggaaggagaCCTGGggggtggaaccaggaagtgcagatttgtatacaggaaaagaggttagctaagaagaagtgggacatcgagaggacagaagagaggaaataaGAGTACAAGGAGATGAGGGGTGGCAAAGGCCAAACAGAGGGCGTATGAtgaccaagaacaatttagaaccttttgatgatgatccagatcaccatgtggacggtgtaaatccaattacgatgGGAACGAGCCGCTTGACGGAGGTCTgcgtgctctgagtgcttttctgtcttttttttaatgaaaatgttaattttcttgAATAAACATAATtagttgatttgtttgttgtactacgcaccggacggagcagcgctcctaatctctttgtatagccactatgcaaagacagtaaaggctttctattctattctattctagtgTTTTATAAATTGATTCTTTTTCTCTTGCTTGACAGTCTTACCCAATGAAGTGGACATGAGCTCCCCTTTGATGTATGGGACGCCGAGTTCCAGAGTTGAAGGGACCCCACGCAGTGGTGTGCGGGGGACCCCAGCCAGACAGCGCCCTGACCTGGGCTCAGTCAGGAAGGCACCGCAAGTTGATCTTCAGTCTGAGCTGGTCAGTCAGGAATAGTCAGAGTTATTCAGATTGTGTCTGCcatttattctcatttacaatAGGCAGAAAATAATTTATGTGATATTAAATCCGAGTTTTGCCTTTTCACATGCTTTTCCAGCCCGCTGCTGACGGTGTGGGCGCCAGCGAGCCAAACGCCGGCCAGAGACTTGTCATCTGGGGGACTGACGTCAACGTTGGGACCTGCAAGGAGAAGTTTCAGGTCTGAAATCCTATATTTCATCTATATTGTGATATAATGTCCTTGTAGTACAGAGACACTCATTTTTATGGGATGGTTTCGCTTTCTTCTCAGAGGTTCCTGCAGAGGTTCACTGACCCAAACTCGAATGAAGATGAGAACGCAGGTCTGGACCTGAATGAGCCTTTGTACAtgcagaagctggaggaggtgatgtGGCGTTTATTTTAATAGTCTCTTTCTGTTAAATGATGCTTCTTGGGACACTCAGGTTTAGACAAAATGTTTTACCTCTCTGGGATtgatcttgttttttcttttgtctgacAGATCAGTGTCGTTGGTGATCCGGTGCTGAATGTGAATTGCCTGCATGTGCAATCCTTCGATGCAGAAATGTACCGGCAGCTCGTCTGCTACCCGCAGGTAAAGTCATTTTCATCTAGTCAAACTGGCATGCATTTCCAGTTCCAAATAAAGAATTTCTCTCTTGTGGCTGTTTTGGCACACATTGATGCTCGGAAGTGCGTAATTTGCTCCCCTTCAGGAAGTCATCCCAACCTTTGACATGGCAGTGAATGAGCTCTTCTTTGAGCGCTTTCCTGACTCCATCCTTGAGCACCAGATCCAAGTCCGCCCCTACAACGCCCTAAAAACCAGAAGCATGAGGAGCCTGAACCCAGATGGTGAGTGGATTTGTGAATCCGTCACACGAGATGCTTTCAACGTGGCATCACACTTATTAGAACAGTCGTGTGAGATATCCCATCTCGTATAGAGTgtgggatatttttttttgtgaataatgCTTTGATGTGACGTGAGGCGCTCGTGTTCTGATGATTTTCCGTGTACTTTATGCGTTGCCTTCGCAGACATCGATCAGCTGATCACCATCAGCGGCATGGTGATCCGCACCTCGCAGCTCATCCCAGAGATGCAGGAGGCCTTCTTCCAGTGCCAGGTGTGCGCCTACACAACGCGTGTGGAGGTAGATCGCGGGCGCATTGCTGAGCCGGCTGCGTGCCGCCACTGCAACACCGCCCACAGCCTGGCGCTGATTCACAACCGCTCGGGTTTTTCAGACAAGCAGATGGTGAGACTCGA
Proteins encoded in this region:
- the cebpd gene encoding CCAAT/enhancer-binding protein delta — its product is MCDPYSPDPPQCTMSWAMEPANFYEGVKLCAAQQGLCKPGDDATMVELSTAPAIYDDEGAIDFSHYIESMTAVPNLELCNDELFLDLFNTVKQEKVDFYGAHAQQLPFPYALERRGGGGGGGGAPSKAPFNAPIKQESDWSDSDVSSSLPSQIETCAQTSVSLTTGQPTPPTTPEPVSSAVSVRSSPRKIGREKGKKSVDRFSLEYRQRRERNNIAVRKSRDKAKIRNVEMQQKLLELGSENERLHKTIEQLSRELAGLREFFKQMPSAPFAGSESR